The following coding sequences lie in one Arabidopsis thaliana chromosome 3, partial sequence genomic window:
- the WNK6 gene encoding with no lysine (K) kinase 6 (with no lysine (K) kinase 6 (WNK6); CONTAINS InterPro DOMAIN/s: Protein kinase, catalytic domain (InterPro:IPR000719), Serine/threonine-protein kinase domain (InterPro:IPR002290), Tyrosine-protein kinase, catalytic domain (InterPro:IPR020635), Serine/threonine-protein kinase-like domain (InterPro:IPR017442), Protein kinase-like domain (InterPro:IPR011009), Serine/threonine-protein kinase, active site (InterPro:IPR008271); BEST Arabidopsis thaliana protein match is: Protein kinase superfamily protein (TAIR:AT1G49160.2); Has 109997 Blast hits to 108787 proteins in 3825 species: Archae - 81; Bacteria - 10561; Metazoa - 41131; Fungi - 10681; Plants - 29357; Viruses - 431; Other Eukaryotes - 17755 (source: NCBI BLink).), with amino-acid sequence MEGTDDASALQEPPDPEVLEVDPTFRYIRYKEVIGKGAFKTVYKAFDEVDGIEVAWNQVRIDDVLQSPNCLERLYSEVRLLKSLKHNNIIRFYNSWIDDKNKTVNIITELFTSGSLRHYRKKHRKVNMKAVKNWARQILMGLRYLHGQEPPIIHRDLKCDNIFINGNHGEVKIGDLGLATVMEQANAKSVIGTPEFMAPELYDENYNELADIYSFGMCMLEMVTFDYPYCECKNSAQIYKKVSSGIKPASLSRVKDPEVKQFIEKCLLPASERLSAKELLLDPFLQLNGLTMNNPLPLPDIVMPKEGAFGDRCLMSEGPPTTRPSKTLSIDLDEDSNLPIVTFSDNSGSRCIEVRRAKRGNFFVLKGEENDEQSVSLILRIVDENGRVRNIHFLFYQEGDTASKVSSEMVEQLELTDQNVTFIAELIDILLVNMIPTWKTDVTVDHLIHSQLNQNSRSHHNEAKPQKQEETVFHDTCELVSHSCNSDCPRSDEEDKQCVDATKGEDKSSIQEVEEATEPVSLEEEERLRQELEEIEAKYQEDMKEIATKREEAIMETKKKLSLMKLK; translated from the exons ATGGAAGGTACAGATGATGCTTCTGCACTTCAAGAGCCTCCTGACCCCGAAGTGCTCGAAGTTGATCCAACTTTTCGATATATACGG TATAAAGAGGTCATTGGAAAAGGGGCATTCAAGACTGT TTATAAGGCATTTGATGAAGTAGATGGAATTGAAGTCGCATGGAACCAAGTACGGATAGATGATGTTTTGCAGTCACCGAATTGCCTGGAGAGGCTCTATTCTGAAGTGCGTCTGTTGAAATCATTGAAGcacaataatattattaggTTCTATAATTCATGGATCGATGATAAGAACAAGACTGTTAACATAATAACTGAGCTATTCACTTCAGGGAGCCTCCGGCA CTACCGCAAGAAACACAGGAAGGTGAACATGAAGGCCGTCAAGAATTGGGCGAGGCAGATTTTAATGGGTTTGAGATATCTTCACGGTCAAGAGCCACCAATTATACATCGGGATCTCAAATGCGACAACATTTTTATCAATGGAAACCATGGAGAAGTGAAAATAGGAGATCTTGGTCTAGCCACTGTCATGGAGCAAGCTAATGCCAAAAGTGTGATTG GAACCCCGGAGTTTATGGCACCCGAGCTTTACGACGAGAACTACAACGAATTGGCTGATATTTATTCATTTGGGATGTGTATGTTGGAGATGGTGACATTTGATTATCCCTACTGTGAATGCAAAAACTCTGCTCAGATATACAAGAAGGTTTCATCG GGAATAAAACCTGCTTCACTCTCCAGGGTTAAAGACCCAGAAGTAAAACAGTTTATTGAGAAATGCTTACTTCCTGCATCCGAAAGGCTGTCAGCAAAAGAGCTTTTATTGGACCCTTTTCTGCAACTAAATGGTTTAACAATGAACAATCCTTTGCCGCTTCCTGACATTGTAATGCCCAAAGAAGGCGCATTTGGAGACCGTTGCCTTATGTCTGAAGGTCCTCCTACAACACGGCCTAGTAAAACCTTGTCGATAGATCTTGATGAAGACAGTAACCTGCCTATTGTTACTTTTAGCGACAATTCAGGATCCAGGTGTATTGAGGTTAGACGCGCAAAGAGAGGGAATTTCTTTGTCCTCAAGGGTGAAGAAAACGATGAGCAGTCTGTGTCCTTAATTCTTCGTATAGTAGATGAGAATG GGCGTGTGAGGAACATTCATTTCCTGTTCTATCAAGAAGGGGACACTGCTTCTAAGGTGTCGAGTGAGATGGTTGAGCAACTCGAGTTAACTGACCAGAACGTCACGTTTATAGCCGAGCTGATTGATATACTACTTGTCAACATGATACCCACCTGGAAAACCGATGTCACAGTCGATCATCTCATCCATTCGCAACTGAATCAGAACTCAAGAAGTCATCATAACGAAGCAAAGCCACAGAAACAAGAGGAGACTGTTTTTCATGATACTTGTGAGTTGGTTAGTCACTCGTGTAACTCAGATTGCCCACGATCAGATGAGGAAGATAAGCAATGCGTCGATGCCACCAAAGGAGAAGACAAGAGCTCCATtcaagaagtagaagaagcaacCGAACCAGTAagtttggaggaagaagaaaggttaaGACAAGAGCTGGAGGAGATAGAAGCTAAGTATCAGGAAGATATGAAAGAGATAGCAACGAAAAGAGAAGAGGCCATTATGGAGACGAAGAAAAAGTTGTCTCTGATGAAGTTAAAGTAA
- the RLK902 gene encoding Ribosomal protein L7Ae/L30e/S12e/Gadd45 family protein (Ribosomal protein L7Ae/L30e/S12e/Gadd45 family protein; FUNCTIONS IN: structural constituent of ribosome; INVOLVED IN: translation; LOCATED IN: cytosolic ribosome, cytosolic large ribosomal subunit; EXPRESSED IN: 23 plant structures; EXPRESSED DURING: 13 growth stages; CONTAINS InterPro DOMAIN/s: Ribosomal protein L7Ae/L30e/S12e/Gadd45 (InterPro:IPR004038), Ribosomal protein L30e (InterPro:IPR000231); BEST Arabidopsis thaliana protein match is: Ribosomal protein L7Ae/L30e/S12e/Gadd45 family protein (TAIR:AT1G77940.1); Has 1082 Blast hits to 1081 proteins in 384 species: Archae - 212; Bacteria - 3; Metazoa - 399; Fungi - 147; Plants - 146; Viruses - 0; Other Eukaryotes - 175 (source: NCBI BLink).) — translation MVAEKKAKKSHEGINSRLALVMKSGKYTLGYKSVLKSLRSSKGKLILISSNCPPLRRSEIEYYAMLAKVGVHRYNGNNVDLGTACGKYFRVSCLSIVDPGDSDIIKTLPGDQ, via the exons ATGGTTGCGGAGAAGAAGGCGAAGAAGTCCCATGAAGGAATCAACAGCAGATTAGCTCTTGTGATGAAGAGTGGAAAGTACACTCTTGGATACAAGTCTGTTCTCAAATCCCTTCGCAGCTCCAAag GTAAGCTGATATTGATATCTAGCAATTGCCCACCGTTGAGAAGGTCAGAGATTGAATACTATGCGATGCTTGCTAAAGTTGGAGTTCATCGCTACAATGGCAACAATGTTGATTTGGGTACTGCTTGTGGTAAATACTTCCGAGTTTCTTGCCTCAGCATCGTTGATCCTGGTGATTCCGACATCATCAAGACACTTCCTGGAGATCagtga
- the WNK6 gene encoding with no lysine (K) kinase 6, translating into MFLTNQLWTFQYKEVIGKGAFKTVYKAFDEVDGIEVAWNQVRIDDVLQSPNCLERLYSEVRLLKSLKHNNIIRFYNSWIDDKNKTVNIITELFTSGSLRHYRKKHRKVNMKAVKNWARQILMGLRYLHGQEPPIIHRDLKCDNIFINGNHGEVKIGDLGLATVMEQANAKSVIGTPEFMAPELYDENYNELADIYSFGMCMLEMVTFDYPYCECKNSAQIYKKVSSGIKPASLSRVKDPEVKQFIEKCLLPASERLSAKELLLDPFLQLNGLTMNNPLPLPDIVMPKEGAFGDRCLMSEGPPTTRPSKTLSIDLDEDSNLPIVTFSDNSGSRCIEVRRAKRGNFFVLKGEENDEQSVSLILRIVDENGRVRNIHFLFYQEGDTASKVSSEMVEQLELTDQNVTFIAELIDILLVNMIPTWKTDVTVDHLIHSQLNQNSRSHHNEAKPQKQEETVFHDTCELVSHSCNSDCPRSDEEDKQCVDATKGEDKSSIQEVEEATEPVSLEEEERLRQELEEIEAKYQEDMKEIATKREEAIMETKKKLSLMKLK; encoded by the exons ATGTTCTTAACCAATCAATTGTGGACCTTTCAGTATAAAGAGGTCATTGGAAAAGGGGCATTCAAGACTGT TTATAAGGCATTTGATGAAGTAGATGGAATTGAAGTCGCATGGAACCAAGTACGGATAGATGATGTTTTGCAGTCACCGAATTGCCTGGAGAGGCTCTATTCTGAAGTGCGTCTGTTGAAATCATTGAAGcacaataatattattaggTTCTATAATTCATGGATCGATGATAAGAACAAGACTGTTAACATAATAACTGAGCTATTCACTTCAGGGAGCCTCCGGCA CTACCGCAAGAAACACAGGAAGGTGAACATGAAGGCCGTCAAGAATTGGGCGAGGCAGATTTTAATGGGTTTGAGATATCTTCACGGTCAAGAGCCACCAATTATACATCGGGATCTCAAATGCGACAACATTTTTATCAATGGAAACCATGGAGAAGTGAAAATAGGAGATCTTGGTCTAGCCACTGTCATGGAGCAAGCTAATGCCAAAAGTGTGATTG GAACCCCGGAGTTTATGGCACCCGAGCTTTACGACGAGAACTACAACGAATTGGCTGATATTTATTCATTTGGGATGTGTATGTTGGAGATGGTGACATTTGATTATCCCTACTGTGAATGCAAAAACTCTGCTCAGATATACAAGAAGGTTTCATCG GGAATAAAACCTGCTTCACTCTCCAGGGTTAAAGACCCAGAAGTAAAACAGTTTATTGAGAAATGCTTACTTCCTGCATCCGAAAGGCTGTCAGCAAAAGAGCTTTTATTGGACCCTTTTCTGCAACTAAATGGTTTAACAATGAACAATCCTTTGCCGCTTCCTGACATTGTAATGCCCAAAGAAGGCGCATTTGGAGACCGTTGCCTTATGTCTGAAGGTCCTCCTACAACACGGCCTAGTAAAACCTTGTCGATAGATCTTGATGAAGACAGTAACCTGCCTATTGTTACTTTTAGCGACAATTCAGGATCCAGGTGTATTGAGGTTAGACGCGCAAAGAGAGGGAATTTCTTTGTCCTCAAGGGTGAAGAAAACGATGAGCAGTCTGTGTCCTTAATTCTTCGTATAGTAGATGAGAATG GGCGTGTGAGGAACATTCATTTCCTGTTCTATCAAGAAGGGGACACTGCTTCTAAGGTGTCGAGTGAGATGGTTGAGCAACTCGAGTTAACTGACCAGAACGTCACGTTTATAGCCGAGCTGATTGATATACTACTTGTCAACATGATACCCACCTGGAAAACCGATGTCACAGTCGATCATCTCATCCATTCGCAACTGAATCAGAACTCAAGAAGTCATCATAACGAAGCAAAGCCACAGAAACAAGAGGAGACTGTTTTTCATGATACTTGTGAGTTGGTTAGTCACTCGTGTAACTCAGATTGCCCACGATCAGATGAGGAAGATAAGCAATGCGTCGATGCCACCAAAGGAGAAGACAAGAGCTCCATtcaagaagtagaagaagcaacCGAACCAGTAagtttggaggaagaagaaaggttaaGACAAGAGCTGGAGGAGATAGAAGCTAAGTATCAGGAAGATATGAAAGAGATAGCAACGAAAAGAGAAGAGGCCATTATGGAGACGAAGAAAAAGTTGTCTCTGATGAAGTTAAAGTAA
- the WNK6 gene encoding with no lysine (K) kinase 6 has product MEGTDDASALQEPPDPEVLEVDPTFRYIRYKEVIGKGAFKTVYKAFDEVDGIEVAWNQVRIDDVLQSPNCLERLYSEVRLLKSLKHNNIIRFYNSWIDDKNKTVNIITELFTSGSLRHYRKKHRKVNMKAVKNWARQILMGLRYLHGQEPPIIHRDLKCDNIFINGNHGEVKIGDLGLATVMEQANAKSVIVKQFIEKCLLPASERLSAKELLLDPFLQLNGLTMNNPLPLPDIVMPKEGAFGDRCLMSEGPPTTRPSKTLSIDLDEDSNLPIVTFSDNSGSRCIEVRRAKRGNFFVLKGEENDEQSVSLILRIVDENGRVRNIHFLFYQEGDTASKVSSEMVEQLELTDQNVTFIAELIDILLVNMIPTWKTDVTVDHLIHSQLNQNSRSHHNEAKPQKQEETVFHDTCELVSHSCNSDCPRSDEEDKQCVDATKGEDKSSIQEVEEATEPVSLEEEERLRQELEEIEAKYQEDMKEIATKREEAIMETKKKLSLMKLK; this is encoded by the exons ATGGAAGGTACAGATGATGCTTCTGCACTTCAAGAGCCTCCTGACCCCGAAGTGCTCGAAGTTGATCCAACTTTTCGATATATACGG TATAAAGAGGTCATTGGAAAAGGGGCATTCAAGACTGT TTATAAGGCATTTGATGAAGTAGATGGAATTGAAGTCGCATGGAACCAAGTACGGATAGATGATGTTTTGCAGTCACCGAATTGCCTGGAGAGGCTCTATTCTGAAGTGCGTCTGTTGAAATCATTGAAGcacaataatattattaggTTCTATAATTCATGGATCGATGATAAGAACAAGACTGTTAACATAATAACTGAGCTATTCACTTCAGGGAGCCTCCGGCA CTACCGCAAGAAACACAGGAAGGTGAACATGAAGGCCGTCAAGAATTGGGCGAGGCAGATTTTAATGGGTTTGAGATATCTTCACGGTCAAGAGCCACCAATTATACATCGGGATCTCAAATGCGACAACATTTTTATCAATGGAAACCATGGAGAAGTGAAAATAGGAGATCTTGGTCTAGCCACTGTCATGGAGCAAGCTAATGCCAAAAGTGTGATTG TAAAACAGTTTATTGAGAAATGCTTACTTCCTGCATCCGAAAGGCTGTCAGCAAAAGAGCTTTTATTGGACCCTTTTCTGCAACTAAATGGTTTAACAATGAACAATCCTTTGCCGCTTCCTGACATTGTAATGCCCAAAGAAGGCGCATTTGGAGACCGTTGCCTTATGTCTGAAGGTCCTCCTACAACACGGCCTAGTAAAACCTTGTCGATAGATCTTGATGAAGACAGTAACCTGCCTATTGTTACTTTTAGCGACAATTCAGGATCCAGGTGTATTGAGGTTAGACGCGCAAAGAGAGGGAATTTCTTTGTCCTCAAGGGTGAAGAAAACGATGAGCAGTCTGTGTCCTTAATTCTTCGTATAGTAGATGAGAATG GGCGTGTGAGGAACATTCATTTCCTGTTCTATCAAGAAGGGGACACTGCTTCTAAGGTGTCGAGTGAGATGGTTGAGCAACTCGAGTTAACTGACCAGAACGTCACGTTTATAGCCGAGCTGATTGATATACTACTTGTCAACATGATACCCACCTGGAAAACCGATGTCACAGTCGATCATCTCATCCATTCGCAACTGAATCAGAACTCAAGAAGTCATCATAACGAAGCAAAGCCACAGAAACAAGAGGAGACTGTTTTTCATGATACTTGTGAGTTGGTTAGTCACTCGTGTAACTCAGATTGCCCACGATCAGATGAGGAAGATAAGCAATGCGTCGATGCCACCAAAGGAGAAGACAAGAGCTCCATtcaagaagtagaagaagcaacCGAACCAGTAagtttggaggaagaagaaaggttaaGACAAGAGCTGGAGGAGATAGAAGCTAAGTATCAGGAAGATATGAAAGAGATAGCAACGAAAAGAGAAGAGGCCATTATGGAGACGAAGAAAAAGTTGTCTCTGATGAAGTTAAAGTAA
- the TSK gene encoding tetratricopeptide repeat (TPR)-containing protein (TONSOKU (TSK); FUNCTIONS IN: protein binding; INVOLVED IN: G2/M transition of mitotic cell cycle, meristem structural organization, regulation of meristem structural organization, cell division; LOCATED IN: nucleus, membrane; EXPRESSED IN: leaf; CONTAINS InterPro DOMAIN/s: Tetratricopeptide-like helical (InterPro:IPR011990), Tetratricopeptide repeat (InterPro:IPR019734); Has 6425 Blast hits to 3886 proteins in 382 species: Archae - 66; Bacteria - 1534; Metazoa - 3543; Fungi - 23; Plants - 266; Viruses - 0; Other Eukaryotes - 993 (source: NCBI BLink).), translating to MGRLDVAAAKRAYRKAEEVGDRREQARWANNVGDILKNHGEYVDALKWFRIDYDISVKYLPGKDLLPTCQSLGEIYLRLENFEEALIYQKKHLQLAEEANDTVEKQRACTQLGRTYHEMFLKSEDDCEAIQSAKKYFKKAMELAQILKEKPPPGESSGFLEEYINAHNNIGMLDLDLDNPEAARTILKKGLQICDEEEVREYDAARSRLHHNLGNVFMALRSWDEAKKHIEMDINICHKINHVQGEAKGYINLAELHNKTQKYIDALLCYGKASSLAKSMQDESALVEQIEHNTKIVKKSMKVMEELREEELMLKKLSAEMTDAKGTSEERKSMLQVNACLGSLIDKSSMVFAWLKHLQYSKRKKKISDELCDKEKLSDAFMIVGESYQNLRNFRKSLKWFIRSYEGHEAIGNLEGQALAKINIGNGLDCIGEWTGALQAYEEGYRIALKANLPSIQLSALEDIHYIHMMRFGNAQKASELKETIQNLKESEHAEKAECSTQDECSETDSEGHANVSNDRPNACSSPQTPNSLRSERLADLDEANDDVPLISFLQPGKRLFKRKQVSGKQDADTDQTKKDFSVVADSQQTVAGRKRIRVILSDDESETEYELGCPKDSSHKVLRQNEEVSEESMYFDGAINYTDNRAIQDNVEEGSCSYTPLHPIKVAPNVSNCRSLSNNIAVETTGRRKKGSQCDVGDSNGTSCKTGAALVNFHAYSKTEDRKIKIEIENEHIALDSCSHDDESVKVELTCLYYLQLPDDEKSKGLLPIIHHLEYGGRVLKPLELYAILRDSSENVVIEASVDGWVHKRLMKLYMDCCQSLSEKPSMKLLKKLYISEVEDDINVSECELQDISAAPLLCALHVHNIAMLDLSHNMLGNGTMEKLKQLFASSSQMYGALTLDLHCNRFGPTALFQICECPVLFTRLEVLNVSRNRLTDACGSYLSTIVKNCRALYSLNVEHCSLTSRTIQKVANALDSKSGLSQLCIGYNNPVSGSSIQNLLAKLATLSSFAELSMNGIKLSSQVVDSLYALVKTPSLSKLLVGSSGIGTDGAIKVTESLCYQKEETVKLDLSCCGLASSFFIKLNQDVTLTSSILEFNVGGNPITEEGISALGELLRNPCSNIKVLILSKCHLKLAGLLCIIQALSDNKNLEELNLSDNAKIEDETVFGQPVKERSVMVEQEHGTCKSVTSMDKEQELCETNMECDDLEVADSEDEQIEEGTATSSSLSLPRKNHIVKELSTALSMANQLKILDLSNNGFSVEALETLYMSWSSSSSRTGIAQRHVKEETVHFYVEGKMCCGVKSCCRKD from the exons ATGGGTCGATTAGATGTAGCTGCGGCGAAGAGAGCGTACCGGAAAGCAGAAGAAGTGGGTGACCGGAGAGAACAGGCGAGGTGGGCTAACAATGTCGGCGATATCCTTAAGAATCATGGAGAGTACGTTGATGCTCTCAAGTGGTTTAGGATTGATTACGATATCTCCGTCAAGTATTTACCTGGGAAAGATTTGTTACCTACTTGTCAGTCTCTTGGCGAGATCTATCTCCGCCTCGAAAATTTCGAAGAAGCCTTGATTTATCAG AAGAAGCATTTACAGCTAGCTGAAGAAGCTAATGACACTGTGGAGAAGCAAAGAGCATGTACTCAACTTGGACGTACTTACCATGAAATGTTCTTGAAGTCTGAGGATGATTGTGAAGCCATTCAGAGTGCTAAAAAGTACTTTAAGAAAGCCATGGAACTTGCACAGATTCTCAAGGAGAAACCACCTCCTGGAGAATCTAGCGGATTCCTTGAGGAGTATATTAACGCACATAACAACATCGGTATGCTTGACCTTGATCTTGATAATCCTGAAGCAGCCCGTACTATTCTTAAGAAAGGGCTGCAGATTTGCGATGAAGAGGAGGTGAGAGAGTATGATGCTGCTCGGAGTAGGCTTCATCATAACCTTGGAAACGTTTTTATGGCGCTGAGAAGTTGGGATGAAGCAAAGAAACACATTGAGATGGATATTAATATCTGTCATAAGATTAATCATGTCCAAGGAGAAGCGAAGGGGTATATCAATCTCGCTGAATTACACAACAAGACCCAAAAGTACATTGATGCTCTTTTATGTTATGGTAAAGCTTCTAGTCTAGCGAAATCTATGCAAGACGAGAGTGCATTGGTTGAACAGATAGAGCATAATACCAAGATAGTCAAGAAATCCATGAAAGTTATGGAAGaattgagagaagaagagcttaTGCTTAAGAAGTTGTCTGCAGAAATGACTGATGCCAAAGGCACTTCGGAGGAACGAAAGTCTATGCTCCAAGTAAATGCTTGTCTTGGAAGTCTTATTGATAAATCTAGCATGGTATTCGCATGGCTGAAG CATCTTCAATAttcaaaaaggaagaagaaaatatcagATGAACTCTGTGACAAGGAAAAGCTGAGTGATGCCTTCATGATTGTTGGAGAATCTTACCAAAATCTCAGAAATTTCAGAAAGTCCCTGAAGTGGTTCATAAGAAGTTATGAGGGACATGAAGCAATTGGTAATCTGGAG GGTCAAGCACTAGCGAAGATTAATATTGGTAATGGTTTGGACTGTATTGGGGAATGGACAGGAGCACTTCAGGCATATGAAGAGGGGTACAG AATTGCTTTGAAAGCTAATCTTCCTTCAATCCAGCTTTCTGCACTGGAAGATATACACTATATCCATATGATGAGATTTGGGAATGCTCAAAAAGCCAG TGAATTGAAGGAAACAATACAAAATCTGAAGGAGTCAGAACATGCTGAGAAAGCCGAATGTAGTACACAAGATGAATGCTCTGAAACTGACTCAGAAGGGCATGCGAATGTATCGAATGATAGGCCAAATGCATGTAGCTCACCGCAAACACCAAATTCACTTAGATCAGAACGGTTAGCAGATCTGGATGAAGCAAATGATGATGTGCCACTAATTTCATTTCTCCAGCCTGGAAAACGTCTGTTCAAaaggaaacaagtttcagGAAAACAAGATGCTGACACTGATCAGACGAAGAAAGATTTCTCTGTAGTAGCAGACTCTCAGCAGACAGTTGCTGGTCGAAAGCGTATTCGAGTAATCCTCTCTGATGATGAAAGTGAGACCGAATATGAGCTGGGATGCCCTAAAGACAGTTCTCACAAAGTTCTAAGGCAGAATGAAGAGGTTTCTGAGGAAAGTATGTATTTTGATGGTGCTATTAATTATACGGATAATCGTGCCATCCAAGATAATGTAGAAGAAGGTTCTTGCTCGTATACGCCTCTCCATCCTATTAAGGTGGCTCCAAATGTCAGCAATTGTAGATCTTTGAGTAATAATATAGCTGTTGAAACAACTGGTCGTCGTAAAAAAGGATCTCAATGTGATGTTGGCGACTCCAACGGCACGTCCTGCAAAACTGGAGCTGCTCTCGTGAACTTCCACGCTTACTCAAAAACTGAGGAT cgaaaaataaaaattgaaattgaaaatgaaCACATAGCTTTAGACTCCTGTTCTCACGATGATGAGTCTGTGAAGGTGGAACTTACTTGCCTATACTATTTACAGCTTCCTGACGATGAGAAATCTAAAG GTCTGTTGCCGATCATTCATCATTTGGAATATGGTGGAAGAGTTCTGAAACCATTGGAACTATATGCGATTCTCAGGGACTCTTCTGAAAATGTTGTTATTGAAGCTTCCGTTGATG gCTGGGTTCACAAGCGCCTGATGAAACTATACATGGACTGTTGCCAGTCGTTGTCAGAGAAACCCAGTATGAAATTGcttaagaaattatatatttcgGAG GTAGAAGATGATATCAATGTGTCAGAATGTGAACTGCAAGACATATCAGCTGCTCCATTATTGTGTGCCCTCCATGTCCACAATATTGCTATGTTGGATCTCTCCCACAATATGCTAG GGAATGGAACAATGGAGAAATTGAAACAACTTTTTGCCTCATCAAGCCAGATGTATGGTGCTTTAACTTTGGATTTGCACTGCAATCGATTTGGTCCAACTGCTTTGTTTCAG ATCTGTGAATGCCCTGTTCTGTTCACTCGACTTGAAGTCCTCAATGTGTCCAGGAATCGACTTACAGATGCTTGTGGATCATACCTCTCAACTATAGTGAAAAATTGCCGGg caCTTTACAGCTTGAATGTGGAACATTGTTCACTTACATCAAGAACAATCCAAAAGGTAGCTAATGCTTTGGATTCGAAGTCAGGACTTTCACAACTCTGTATAG GTTATAATAATCCTGTTTCAGGGAGTAGTATTCAAAACCTCTTGGCTAAATTGGCTACTCTAAGCAG CTTTGCAGAACTGAGCATGAATGGCATAAAGCTGAGCAGCCAAGTTGTTGATAGCCTTTATGCACTTGTTAAGACTCCATCTCTGTCAAAACTTTTGGTTGGCAGCAGTGGAATAGGAACG GACGGGGCTATAAAAGTTACTGAATCTCTATGTTATCAGAAGGAAGAAACTGTGAAGCTCGACCTTTCATGTTGTGGACTAGcttcctctttctttattaAGCTCAACCAAGATGTTACTCTAACCTCTAGCATTCTTGAGTTTAATGTTGGAGGAAATCCAATCACCGAAGAG GGAATCAGTGCACTTGGGGAGCTGCTTAGGAATCCTTGTTCAAACATAAAAGTTCTTATTCTAAGCAAGTGTCATCTGAAGCTCGCTGGGCTTCTATGCATAATTCAAGCACTTTCAG ATAATAAGAATCTTGAAGAGCTTAATCTTTCTGACAATGCTAAGATAGAAGATGAGACTGTGTTTGGCCAACCTGTGAAGGAAAGATCAGTAATGGTAGAGCAAGAACATGGAACATGTAAATCTGTCACCTCAATGGACAAAGAACAAGAGCTATGTGAAACCAATATGGAGTGTGATGATCTCGAAGTTGCAGACAGCGAAGATGAACAAATAGAGGAAGGAACTGCAACCTCGAGTAGTCTTAGTTTGCCACGCAAGAACCATATCGTGAAAGAGCTTTCTACCGCTCTTTCAATGGCTAACCAGTTGAAGATTCTGGACTTAAGCAACAATGGGTTCTCAGTTGAAGCCTTGGAAACATTATACATGTCATGGTCATCATCAAGCTCCCGAACTGGCATCGCCCAAAGGCATGTAAAAGAAGAGACTGTCCATTTTTATGTCGAAGGAAAGATGTGTTGCGGAGTCAAATCATGCTGCAGAAAGGACTGA